The Penicillium oxalicum strain HP7-1 chromosome IV, whole genome shotgun sequence genome contains a region encoding:
- a CDS encoding Ribose-5-phosphate isomerase: protein MNDAVEEAKRAAAKIAVANHYPKNARWVGIGSGTTIVYVVEAITALGVDTSNTRFVPTGYQSRQCILSAGLTPVEFDALPTGTVLDVAFDGADEVDEDLNCIKGGGACLFQEKLVAMQAKEFICVADSRKLQTRLLSNWKYIPIEVAPIAAFRVQRRLVELGSINPAIRMNKDLKQGPLKTDQAFFLIDAPFKPLLTKADVANGQDGSGTDGVWEVGALSEKIKEITGVLDVGIFFGMTGPQATAAGGLGGQRPVAAYFGMPDGTVSVRKAS from the exons ATGAACGACGCTGTCGAAGAAGCCAAGCGCGCCGCCGCAAAGATTGCGGTCGCCAATCACTACCCTAAAAACGCTCGCTGGGTCGGCATTGGCAGTGGCACGACGATTGTCTACGTCGTCGAGGCCATTACGGCTCTCGGGGTCGACACCTCCAACACCCGCTTTGTCCCCACGGGCTACCAGTCGCGCCAGTGCATTCTCAGCGCAGGTCTGACCCCGGTGGAATTTGATGCGCTGCCCACGGGAACCGTGCTGGATGTCGCTTTCGACGGCGCGGATGAGGTGGACGAGGATCTGAACTGTATCAAGGGCGGCGGTGCTTGTCTCTTCCAGGAAAAGCTTGTTGCGATGCAAGCAAAGGAATTCATCTGCGTGGCAG ATTCGCGCAAACTTCAAACTCGTCTGCTTTCCAATTGGAAGTATATTCCCATTGAAGTCGCCCCCATTGCGGCCTTCCGCGTTCAAAGGAGACTGGTCGAACTCGGCTCTATCAACCCCGCCATCCGCATGAACAAGGATCTCAAGCAAGGTCCTCTCAAGACCGACCAGgccttcttcctcatcgatGCCCCCTTCAAGCCGCTCTTGACCAAGGCAGATGTTGCCAATGGCCAGGACGGCTCAGGCACGGACGGTGTGTGGGAAGTAGGTGCGCTGTcggagaagatcaaagaaATCACCGGCGTCCTCGACGTTGGTATTTTCTTCGGTATGACCGGCCCCCAGGCCACCGCGGCCGGTGGTCTGGGTGGCCAACGGCCGGTGGCGGCGTACTTTGGTATGCCCGATGGGACTGTCTCTGTGCGCAAAGCGTCTTAG
- a CDS encoding GPI-anchored CFEM domain protein B, with protein MKFSATLIALVAAGVANAQLPDVPACSLNCFVSALTTDGCSSLTDFACHCSKPQLVSDITPCVKKACKVPDQISVSNAVVAQCSSAGVPIVVPPIETAVASSASSAAPTSAAETSAAETSAAETTVAVAPSSSEEASSSVVLTPVTTTGWAVSTPAWGSSSAWGSSVVTSTPVGSKPTASSSGAAAATTSPAFNAAGSIKGNMAGVAAAAVVAAYIL; from the exons ATGAAGTTCTCTGCTACCCTCATCGCCCTCGTTGCTGCCGGTGTTGCCAACGCCCAGCTCCCCGATGTTCCCGCTTGCTCG CTCAACTGCTTTGTCTCTGCCCTCACCACCGACGGCTGCAGCAGTCTGACCGACTTCGCCTGCCACTGCTCCAAGCCCCAGCTGGTCTCTGACATCACCCCCTGTGTCAAGAAGGCTTGCAAGGTCCCCGACCAGATCTCCGTCTCCAACGCGGTCGTGGCTCAGTGCTCCTCTGCCGGTGTCCCCATCGTCGTTCCCCCCATCGAGACCGCCGTCGCTTCCTCCGCCAGCTCCGCCGCCCCCACCAGCGCTGCCGAGACCTCCGCTGCTGAGACCTCCGCTGCTGAGACCACCGTCGCTGTCGCTCCCTCCAGCTCTGAGGAGGCATCCTCCTCCGTGGTTCTGACCCCCGTCACCACCACTGGCTGGGCCGTCTCTACCCCCGCCTGGGGCTCTTCCTCTGCCTGGGGCTCCTCCGTCGTGACCTCCACCCCTGTTGGCTCCAAGCCCACCGCCAGCTCCAGCGGTGCCGCTGCTGCCACCACCTCCCCTGCCTTCAACGCCGCTGGCAGCATCAAGGGCAACATGGCCGGTGTCGCTGCCGCTGCTGTCGTCGCTGCTTACATTCTGTAA